The following proteins come from a genomic window of Kitasatospora cineracea:
- the dhaL gene encoding dihydroxyacetone kinase subunit DhaL translates to MTHETLDTALAEAWIRAAAAAVGRAEEQLTALDAAIGDGDHGSNLRRGFTAVLAALDDAGPDGSAGFDSAGALLRTVGSTLLAKVGGASGPLYGQAFRVAGAELPPDAGPAACADALAAGLAAVRALGGAEPGDKTMVDALTPAVDALRTAAAAGAALAGATAAAADAAEQGARATTPLQARRGRASYLGSRSVGHQDPGATSAALIVRALADAAAR, encoded by the coding sequence ATGACGCACGAGACCCTCGACACCGCCCTCGCCGAGGCGTGGATCCGGGCCGCCGCCGCGGCCGTCGGACGCGCCGAGGAGCAACTCACCGCGCTCGACGCGGCGATCGGCGACGGCGACCACGGCAGCAACCTCCGCCGGGGCTTCACCGCCGTCCTCGCCGCACTGGACGACGCGGGGCCGGACGGCTCCGCCGGCTTCGACAGTGCGGGCGCGCTGCTGCGCACGGTCGGCAGCACGCTGCTGGCCAAGGTCGGCGGCGCCTCCGGGCCGCTGTACGGGCAGGCGTTCCGGGTGGCCGGGGCCGAACTCCCACCGGACGCCGGCCCCGCGGCCTGCGCGGACGCACTGGCCGCGGGCCTCGCCGCCGTCCGGGCGCTGGGCGGTGCCGAGCCGGGCGACAAGACGATGGTCGACGCGCTGACCCCGGCCGTGGACGCCCTGCGCACCGCCGCCGCGGCGGGGGCCGCCCTCGCCGGGGCGACCGCCGCGGCCGCCGACGCCGCCGAGCAGGGCGCCCGCGCCACCACCCCGCTCCAGGCCCGCCGGGGCCGCGCCTCCTACCTCGGCTCGCGCAGCGTCGGCCACCAGGACCCGGGTGCGACCTCCGCCGCCCTGATCGTCCGGGCCCTCGCGGACGCCGCTGCGCGCTGA
- a CDS encoding nitrilase-related carbon-nitrogen hydrolase has product MSRVVRAALFQTAWTGDKETMLAAAERAARDAAGQGAGIIGFQEVFNAPYFCQVQEPEHYAWAEPVPDGPTVRRMQALARELGIVVVAPVYEIEKAGFYYNTAAVIDADGSYLGKYRKHHIPQVRGFWEKYYFKPGNLGWPVFDTAVGKVGVYICYDRHFPEGWRALGLAGAEIVYNPSATSRGLSAYLWQLEQPAAAVANEYFVAAINRVGVEEYGDDDFYGTSYFVDPRGQFVGEVASDKREELVVRDLDLGLIDEVRQQWAFYRDRRPDAYGPLTEG; this is encoded by the coding sequence ATGAGCCGTGTCGTCAGGGCTGCCCTGTTCCAGACCGCGTGGACGGGGGACAAGGAGACCATGCTGGCCGCCGCCGAGCGGGCCGCGCGGGACGCGGCCGGGCAGGGGGCGGGGATCATCGGGTTCCAGGAGGTGTTCAACGCCCCGTACTTCTGCCAGGTGCAGGAACCCGAGCACTACGCCTGGGCCGAGCCCGTCCCGGACGGGCCGACGGTGCGGCGGATGCAGGCGCTGGCCCGGGAGTTGGGGATCGTGGTCGTCGCGCCGGTGTACGAGATCGAGAAGGCCGGTTTCTACTACAACACCGCCGCCGTGATCGACGCCGACGGCAGCTACCTCGGCAAGTACCGCAAGCACCACATCCCGCAGGTGCGCGGATTCTGGGAGAAGTACTACTTCAAGCCCGGGAACCTCGGCTGGCCGGTGTTCGACACCGCGGTCGGGAAGGTCGGCGTGTACATCTGCTACGACCGGCACTTCCCGGAAGGCTGGCGGGCACTGGGCCTCGCAGGCGCGGAGATCGTGTACAACCCGTCGGCGACCAGCCGCGGCCTGTCCGCCTACCTGTGGCAGCTGGAGCAGCCCGCCGCCGCCGTCGCCAACGAGTACTTCGTCGCCGCGATCAACCGGGTCGGCGTCGAGGAGTACGGCGACGACGACTTCTACGGCACCAGCTACTTCGTCGACCCGCGCGGGCAGTTCGTCGGCGAGGTCGCCTCCGACAAGCGCGAGGAACTCGTCGTCCGCGACCTCGACCTCGGGTTGATCGACGAGGTCCGCCAGCAGTGGGCGTTCTACCGGGACCGGCGCCCGGACGCCTACGGCCCGCTGACCGAGGGCTGA
- the hydA gene encoding dihydropyrimidinase, protein MARTLITGGLVITAAEEVPADVLVEDGRIAALALPGSRHWNADRVFDASGKYVVPGGVDAHTHMEMPFGGTRASDTFTTGTRAAAWGGTTTIVDFAVQSRGSSLRAGLDDWHAKADGNCAIDYAFHMIVSDVNEAVLREMPGLVGEGVTSFKLFMAYPGVFYSDDGQILRAMQQAAGTGALTMVHAENGPAIDVLVEQALARGETDPRYHGEVRRALLEAEATHRAIQLARVAGAPLYVVHVSAREALAELAAARDLGLPVFGETCPQYLFLSTDNLAEPGFEGAKYVCSTPLRPRDHQDALWRGLRTDDLQVVSTDHCPFCFEGQKELGRGDFSKIPNGLPGVEHRMDLLHQAVVEGRISRRRWIELACAAPARMFGLHPRKGTIAPGADADLVIYDPHAVQTLSAATHHMNVDYSAYEGRTVTGRVETVLSRGEVVLDRGDYLGRPGHGTFLPRSTCQYL, encoded by the coding sequence ATGGCCCGCACCCTGATCACCGGCGGCCTGGTCATCACCGCCGCCGAGGAGGTGCCCGCCGACGTGCTGGTCGAGGACGGCCGGATCGCCGCCCTCGCCCTGCCCGGCAGCCGGCACTGGAACGCCGACCGGGTGTTCGACGCGAGCGGGAAGTACGTCGTCCCCGGCGGCGTCGACGCGCACACCCACATGGAGATGCCGTTCGGCGGCACCCGCGCCTCCGACACCTTCACCACCGGCACCCGGGCCGCGGCCTGGGGCGGCACCACCACCATCGTCGACTTCGCCGTCCAGAGCAGGGGCTCCTCGCTGCGCGCCGGGCTCGACGACTGGCACGCCAAGGCCGACGGCAACTGCGCGATCGACTACGCCTTCCACATGATCGTCTCGGACGTCAACGAGGCCGTGCTGCGCGAGATGCCCGGACTGGTCGGCGAGGGCGTCACCTCGTTCAAGCTGTTCATGGCCTACCCCGGCGTCTTCTACTCCGACGACGGGCAGATCCTGCGCGCCATGCAGCAGGCCGCCGGGACCGGCGCGCTCACCATGGTGCACGCCGAGAACGGCCCCGCCATCGACGTCCTGGTCGAACAGGCCCTGGCCCGCGGCGAGACCGACCCGCGGTACCACGGCGAAGTCCGCCGGGCGCTGCTGGAGGCCGAGGCCACCCACCGGGCGATCCAACTCGCCCGGGTCGCCGGGGCGCCGCTGTACGTGGTGCACGTCTCCGCCCGCGAGGCGCTCGCCGAACTCGCCGCCGCCCGCGACCTCGGACTGCCGGTGTTCGGCGAGACCTGCCCGCAGTACCTGTTCCTGTCCACCGACAACCTCGCCGAACCCGGCTTCGAGGGTGCCAAGTACGTCTGCTCCACCCCGCTGCGCCCCAGGGACCACCAGGACGCGCTCTGGCGCGGCCTGCGCACCGACGACCTCCAGGTGGTCTCCACCGACCACTGCCCGTTCTGCTTCGAGGGGCAGAAGGAACTCGGCCGCGGCGACTTCTCGAAGATCCCCAACGGGCTGCCGGGCGTCGAGCACCGGATGGACCTGCTGCACCAGGCCGTCGTCGAGGGCCGGATCAGCCGCCGCCGCTGGATCGAACTCGCCTGCGCCGCCCCCGCCCGGATGTTCGGCCTCCACCCGCGCAAGGGCACCATCGCCCCCGGCGCCGACGCCGACCTGGTGATCTACGACCCGCACGCCGTGCAGACCCTCTCCGCCGCCACCCACCACATGAACGTCGACTACTCGGCGTACGAGGGCCGCACCGTCACCGGCCGGGTCGAGACCGTGCTCTCCCGCGGCGAGGTCGTGCTCGACCGCGGCGACTACCTCGGCCGCCCCGGACACGGCACCTTCCTGCCCCGCTCCACCTGCCAGTACCTCTGA
- a CDS encoding TIGR03842 family LLM class F420-dependent oxidoreductase — MDFGLVLQTDPPAAEVVGLMRRAERAGFSHGWTFDSAVLWQEPFVIHSRILEHTERLHVGPMVTNPGTRAWEVTASTFATLNDMYGNRTVCGIGRGDSAMRVAGRRPNTLARLGAAIDAIRDLAEGREAEVDGTPIRIPWIRDGRLPVWMAAYGPKALALAGRKADGFILQLADPYLTERMVKAVRRAAEEAGRDPAAVTVCVAAPAYVGDDLAHAREQCRWFGGMVGNHVADLVAKYGEHSDLVPDELTAYIKDRHGYDYSHHGRAGNPSTDFVPDAVVDRFCLLGPAAAHIEKLRVLRDAGVDQFALYAMHDAREAVIDAYGAEVIPALS, encoded by the coding sequence GTGGACTTCGGACTCGTCCTGCAGACCGACCCGCCGGCCGCCGAGGTCGTCGGCCTGATGCGCCGCGCCGAACGGGCCGGGTTCAGCCACGGCTGGACCTTCGACTCCGCGGTGCTCTGGCAGGAACCCTTCGTCATCCACAGCCGCATCCTGGAACACACCGAACGCCTGCACGTCGGCCCGATGGTCACCAACCCCGGCACCCGCGCCTGGGAGGTCACCGCCTCCACCTTCGCCACCCTCAACGACATGTACGGCAACCGGACGGTCTGCGGCATCGGCCGCGGCGACTCCGCGATGCGGGTGGCCGGCCGCCGCCCCAACACCCTCGCCCGGCTCGGCGCCGCCATCGACGCGATCCGCGACCTCGCCGAGGGCCGCGAGGCCGAGGTCGACGGCACCCCGATCCGCATCCCGTGGATCCGGGACGGTCGGCTGCCGGTCTGGATGGCTGCCTACGGGCCCAAGGCCCTCGCCCTGGCCGGCCGGAAGGCCGACGGGTTCATCCTCCAACTCGCCGACCCCTACCTCACCGAACGGATGGTCAAGGCCGTCCGCCGGGCCGCCGAGGAGGCCGGCCGCGACCCCGCCGCCGTCACCGTCTGCGTCGCCGCCCCCGCCTACGTCGGCGACGACCTCGCCCACGCCCGCGAACAGTGCCGCTGGTTCGGCGGCATGGTCGGCAACCACGTCGCCGACCTGGTCGCCAAGTACGGCGAGCACTCCGACCTCGTCCCCGACGAACTCACCGCCTACATCAAGGACCGCCACGGCTACGACTACAGCCACCACGGCCGCGCCGGGAACCCCTCCACCGACTTCGTCCCCGACGCCGTCGTCGACCGCTTCTGCCTCCTCGGCCCCGCCGCCGCCCACATCGAGAAACTCCGCGTCCTGCGCGACGCCGGCGTCGACCAGTTCGCGCTGTACGCGATGCACGACGCCCGCGAAGCCGTCATCGACGCCTACGGCGCGGAAGTCATCCCGGCCCTGTCCTGA
- a CDS encoding SDR family oxidoreductase, with product MTVLITGARGQIGRAVLDRLHAAGRPVRAASARPSGLDVPAGVERVELVLNRPDTFAAALAGVRQVFLYPEPAGIDAFVAAAEAAGVEHVVLLSSAAVLSPDAESDPLGSHHLLVERALTASALPATLLRPDAFASNALGWAHPIGAGLPVQLPYPDAVLAPIHPADVADVAVAALTGPALRGRAVTLTGGRRLTLREQVGVLSEVLGRPVPVETITRAEAERQLSRFMPAPMANSLLSFWATATTTPTPLADTTRTLLDTPERTFHQWATEHAAAFTTA from the coding sequence ATGACTGTCCTCATCACCGGTGCGCGCGGCCAGATCGGCCGCGCCGTCCTCGATCGGCTGCACGCCGCCGGCCGGCCCGTCCGCGCCGCCAGCGCCCGCCCGTCCGGGCTCGACGTCCCGGCCGGAGTGGAGCGGGTCGAGCTGGTGCTGAACCGGCCCGACACCTTCGCGGCGGCGCTGGCGGGCGTGCGCCAGGTGTTCCTGTACCCGGAGCCCGCGGGCATCGACGCGTTCGTCGCGGCCGCCGAGGCCGCGGGCGTGGAGCACGTGGTGCTGCTCTCCTCCGCCGCGGTCCTGTCGCCGGACGCGGAGAGCGACCCGCTGGGCTCGCACCACCTGCTGGTCGAGCGCGCCCTGACGGCCTCCGCCCTGCCCGCCACCCTGCTGCGCCCGGACGCCTTCGCCAGCAACGCCCTCGGCTGGGCCCACCCGATCGGCGCCGGCCTCCCGGTCCAACTCCCCTACCCGGACGCCGTCCTGGCCCCGATCCACCCCGCGGACGTCGCCGACGTCGCGGTCGCCGCCCTGACCGGCCCCGCCCTGCGCGGCCGCGCCGTCACCCTCACCGGCGGCCGGCGCCTCACCCTGCGCGAGCAGGTCGGCGTCCTGTCCGAGGTGCTCGGCCGCCCCGTCCCGGTGGAGACCATCACCCGCGCCGAGGCCGAACGCCAGCTCTCCCGCTTCATGCCCGCCCCGATGGCCAACTCCCTGCTCTCCTTCTGGGCCACCGCCACCACCACCCCGACCCCCCTCGCCGACACCACCCGCACCCTGCTCGACACCCCGGAACGCACCTTCCACCAGTGGGCCACCGAACACGCAGCCGCCTTCACCACTGCCTGA
- a CDS encoding MarR family winged helix-turn-helix transcriptional regulator, which produces MTKNDAHWPHPTADELLDAVGPAFGKLRRTSLLDVEHPISAKDLSRTLVLNLVLEHTRDSEAEVTVGAIAELLAVDPSVASRMVTDNIKAGYLLRTASQHDGRRTVLHLSPRGAQLMARFRRHQRSAFEYITADWAETERLEFARLMLKYVDSLDHLKERRRDAD; this is translated from the coding sequence ATGACGAAGAACGACGCCCACTGGCCGCACCCCACGGCCGACGAGCTGCTGGACGCCGTCGGCCCGGCCTTCGGCAAGCTGCGCCGCACCTCGCTGCTGGACGTCGAGCACCCGATCTCCGCCAAGGACCTCAGCCGCACCCTGGTACTCAACCTCGTCCTGGAGCACACCCGCGACTCGGAGGCCGAGGTCACCGTCGGCGCGATCGCCGAACTCCTCGCCGTCGACCCCTCGGTCGCCAGTCGGATGGTCACCGACAACATCAAGGCCGGCTACCTGCTGCGCACCGCCTCCCAGCACGACGGCCGCCGCACCGTCCTGCACCTCAGCCCCCGGGGCGCCCAGCTGATGGCCCGCTTCCGCCGCCACCAGCGCTCCGCGTTCGAGTACATCACCGCGGACTGGGCCGAGACCGAGCGCCTGGAGTTCGCCCGCCTGATGCTCAAGTACGTCGACTCCCTCGACCACCTGAAGGAGCGTCGGCGCGACGCCGACTGA
- a CDS encoding TerD family protein: MSYVLTPLIVRHARRLPVPEGGAGGEGQGAVVARQFDAALMSVGFKLSGELLERLSGLPGAEAGRLAESGLAAVRELVGDHVQHNAYFVDFPRNVPDTEEFWRELLARTAGAEEGEAGLVGVDLLTLDGYGVYRHGYAELLAAHRELIAGAGDRVTVLHLGGTPEEEAAALYLALAGSTTPLGEQALRDLAELARHCADGLQPAAIPVRENRATVNAARLQAGSPLLVDTVTDVLRTACALSGGDVTLAAPTRFGPLPRPVRRALLAALDGLVAAAPGKLADVLPHREPFKRLGERLHPHEYPKWPHAAEVFAVARGTAQVRGTAGRVEDLLAAGEVAAAADLLAAAAPGKLLRALDRLLRTARTERDRAAVAAAAERALPAASGRLLLSLREHLGNRTGAGPERRVFVNRYARSHVTADHRPPLPAAERERLIAALDAETVRRLPTDRPPRLLVDPEVLDVALPLSGNASATGIGVLPRGSVQPVRGELLRFFVYWKQRERRTDFDLSALILDRDYGDPTWLSFTRLGSLVGEHSGDVVEAPDGASEFINLRLPSVSGAFVVPEVNVYEGEGFQEVEESFFGWMLREDEQQGRPFEPRTVRMKSDLRGAGRVALPLVFERREDGRWYARWLHVHLRGEPSANQVEGNRGTVADLLRAGVARSYLTVRHLIGLMAANGAEVETWDGRLPDGPVTYLGLERPDGLPEGSVAITPENLRDLIPA; this comes from the coding sequence ATGTCGTACGTGCTCACGCCGCTGATCGTCCGCCACGCCCGCCGTCTGCCCGTGCCGGAGGGCGGGGCCGGGGGAGAAGGGCAAGGGGCGGTGGTGGCGCGGCAGTTCGATGCCGCGTTGATGTCGGTGGGGTTCAAGCTGTCCGGGGAGCTGCTGGAGCGGCTGTCCGGGCTGCCGGGGGCGGAGGCCGGGCGGCTCGCCGAGAGCGGGCTGGCCGCCGTCCGGGAGCTGGTCGGCGACCACGTGCAGCACAACGCGTACTTCGTGGACTTCCCGCGCAACGTGCCGGACACCGAGGAGTTCTGGCGGGAGTTGCTGGCCCGCACCGCGGGTGCCGAGGAGGGGGAGGCCGGGCTCGTCGGGGTCGACCTGCTGACGCTGGACGGCTACGGCGTGTACCGGCACGGGTACGCCGAACTGCTGGCCGCGCACCGGGAGTTGATCGCCGGTGCGGGCGACCGGGTGACGGTGCTGCACCTCGGCGGCACGCCCGAGGAGGAGGCCGCCGCGCTCTACCTGGCACTGGCGGGCAGCACCACCCCGCTCGGCGAGCAGGCGCTGCGCGACCTGGCGGAGCTGGCCCGGCACTGCGCGGACGGCCTGCAGCCCGCCGCGATACCCGTCCGGGAGAACCGGGCCACCGTCAACGCGGCCCGGCTGCAAGCCGGTTCGCCGCTGCTCGTGGACACCGTCACCGACGTGCTGCGCACCGCCTGCGCACTGTCCGGCGGGGACGTGACGCTCGCCGCGCCGACCAGGTTCGGCCCGCTGCCGCGCCCGGTACGCCGGGCCCTGCTGGCCGCGCTGGACGGGCTGGTCGCCGCCGCCCCCGGCAAGCTCGCCGACGTGCTGCCGCACCGCGAGCCGTTCAAGCGGCTCGGCGAGCGCCTGCACCCGCACGAGTACCCGAAGTGGCCGCACGCCGCCGAGGTGTTCGCCGTCGCCCGCGGCACGGCACAGGTCCGCGGTACGGCGGGCCGGGTCGAGGACCTGCTCGCCGCCGGGGAGGTCGCCGCCGCCGCCGACCTGCTGGCCGCCGCCGCCCCCGGCAAGCTGCTGCGCGCCCTGGACCGGCTGCTGCGCACCGCCCGCACCGAGCGGGACCGGGCCGCGGTGGCCGCCGCCGCCGAACGCGCCCTGCCCGCCGCGTCCGGCCGGCTGCTGCTCTCGCTGCGCGAACACCTGGGCAACCGGACCGGGGCGGGCCCCGAACGGCGGGTCTTCGTCAACCGGTACGCCCGCAGCCACGTCACCGCGGACCACCGCCCGCCGCTGCCCGCCGCCGAACGCGAACGCCTGATCGCCGCCCTCGACGCCGAGACCGTCCGCCGCCTGCCCACCGACCGGCCGCCCCGGCTGCTGGTCGACCCGGAGGTCCTGGACGTCGCCCTGCCGCTGAGCGGCAACGCGAGCGCCACCGGGATCGGCGTGCTGCCGCGCGGCTCGGTGCAGCCCGTCCGGGGCGAGCTGCTGCGGTTCTTCGTGTACTGGAAGCAGCGCGAGCGGCGCACCGACTTCGACCTGTCCGCGCTGATCCTCGACCGGGACTACGGCGACCCGACCTGGCTCTCGTTCACCCGGCTCGGCTCCCTGGTGGGCGAGCACTCCGGGGACGTGGTCGAAGCGCCCGACGGCGCCTCGGAGTTCATCAACCTGCGGCTGCCGTCGGTCTCCGGCGCGTTCGTCGTGCCGGAGGTGAACGTGTACGAGGGCGAGGGCTTCCAGGAGGTCGAGGAGTCCTTCTTCGGCTGGATGCTGCGCGAGGACGAGCAGCAGGGCCGCCCGTTCGAACCGCGCACCGTCCGGATGAAGTCCGACCTGCGCGGCGCCGGACGGGTCGCCCTGCCGCTGGTGTTCGAACGCCGGGAGGACGGCCGGTGGTACGCCCGCTGGCTGCACGTCCACCTGCGGGGCGAGCCGTCCGCCAACCAGGTCGAGGGCAACCGGGGCACGGTCGCCGACCTGCTGCGGGCCGGCGTCGCGCGCAGCTACCTGACGGTCCGCCACCTGATCGGCCTGATGGCCGCGAACGGGGCGGAGGTCGAGACCTGGGACGGGCGGCTCCCGGACGGCCCGGTCACCTACCTGGGCCTGGAACGGCCGGACGGCCTGCCGGAGGGCTCGGTGGCGATCACGCCGGAGAACCTGCGCGACCTGATCCCGGCCTGA
- a CDS encoding GNAT family N-acetyltransferase codes for MTIVPGTPSPEGTRGAMDALREWQDDGAPMQLHPGDLGWNHRFGAAGTAAVVRTWIRDGRILAVGMQDSPTVFRMTAAPGTFRDEELARQLADDLSRPGRGVLPAGRVSVEAPLGLLLHDLLTERGWGLDEPWTPLFRDLAAPVEDPGVPVEVIGPERAQGFAEVLRSAFATPRPSAAYWHAMSAGPSYHRDARCLGVFDRRGGAAAVVTVWSAGPGRPGLVEPMGVHADHRGRGLGRAITLAGAAALRELGSSSVRVCTPSSNVGGVATYRAAGFAAQPGIGDRVRPA; via the coding sequence ATGACGATTGTGCCGGGGACGCCGAGCCCCGAGGGGACGCGCGGGGCGATGGACGCGCTGCGGGAGTGGCAGGACGACGGGGCGCCGATGCAGCTGCACCCGGGGGACCTCGGCTGGAACCACCGCTTCGGCGCCGCCGGGACGGCCGCGGTGGTCCGGACGTGGATCCGGGACGGGCGGATCCTGGCCGTCGGGATGCAGGACTCGCCGACGGTGTTCCGGATGACCGCCGCCCCCGGCACCTTCCGGGACGAGGAGCTGGCCCGGCAGCTCGCCGACGACCTCTCCCGGCCCGGACGCGGCGTGCTGCCGGCCGGCCGGGTGTCCGTCGAGGCGCCGCTCGGCCTGCTGCTCCACGACCTGCTGACCGAACGGGGCTGGGGCCTGGACGAGCCTTGGACGCCGCTGTTCCGCGACCTCGCCGCCCCGGTGGAGGACCCGGGCGTGCCGGTCGAGGTGATCGGCCCGGAGCGGGCGCAGGGCTTCGCCGAGGTCCTGCGGTCGGCGTTCGCCACCCCGCGGCCCTCGGCCGCGTACTGGCACGCGATGTCGGCCGGGCCGTCCTACCACCGGGACGCCCGCTGCCTGGGCGTCTTCGACCGGCGGGGCGGCGCGGCGGCGGTGGTCACGGTGTGGTCGGCGGGCCCGGGCCGGCCGGGGCTGGTCGAGCCGATGGGCGTGCACGCGGACCACCGCGGCCGCGGCCTGGGCCGGGCGATCACCCTCGCCGGGGCGGCCGCCCTGCGGGAGCTGGGCTCGTCGAGCGTGCGGGTGTGCACGCCGAGTTCCAACGTCGGCGGCGTCGCCACCTACCGGGCGGCCGGGTTCGCGGCGCAGCCCGGGATCGGCGACCGCGTCCGCCCGGCCTGA
- a CDS encoding IclR family transcriptional regulator — protein sequence MDKPLKTPPPYPIASVDHALRAATMLQLEGGATVSQVAERLGVARSTAHRILGMLVYRDFAVQDDDRTYRAGPVLELAAHSRSLVSRLRPAALPHLRRAVDVLDETVNLIVRAGDTARFIASVESAQTLRVGSREGMVFPAHRTTAGLLLLAELTDEQLEEAYAPERYRDRPGDRPDLPQLRTELKRLRRAGFAVNRERSERGLVAVGVTVRDAAGTAVAGLSVSMPGVRYDPHRLQSLVAVLEAAARALEADLAEQP from the coding sequence GTGGACAAGCCGCTGAAGACCCCGCCGCCGTACCCGATCGCCAGCGTGGACCACGCGCTGCGGGCCGCGACCATGCTGCAGCTGGAGGGCGGGGCCACGGTCTCCCAGGTCGCCGAACGCCTGGGCGTGGCCCGCTCCACCGCCCACCGGATCCTGGGCATGCTGGTCTACCGGGACTTCGCGGTGCAGGACGACGACCGGACGTACCGGGCCGGCCCGGTGCTGGAGCTGGCCGCGCACTCCCGCTCGCTGGTCTCCCGGCTGCGCCCGGCCGCGCTGCCGCACCTGCGCCGGGCGGTGGACGTGCTGGACGAGACGGTGAACCTGATCGTCCGGGCCGGGGACACCGCCCGGTTCATCGCCAGCGTGGAGTCCGCGCAGACCCTGCGGGTCGGCTCGCGCGAGGGCATGGTCTTCCCCGCGCACCGCACCACCGCCGGGCTGCTGCTGCTCGCCGAGCTGACCGACGAGCAGCTGGAGGAGGCCTACGCCCCCGAGCGCTACCGGGACCGGCCCGGCGACCGGCCCGACCTGCCGCAGCTGCGGACCGAGCTGAAGCGGCTGCGGCGGGCCGGTTTCGCGGTCAACCGGGAGCGCTCCGAACGCGGCCTGGTCGCCGTCGGGGTGACCGTCCGGGACGCGGCGGGCACGGCGGTGGCGGGCCTGTCGGTGTCGATGCCGGGCGTCCGCTACGACCCGCACCGGCTGCAGTCGCTGGTGGCGGTGCTGGAGGCGGCGGCCCGCGCCCTGGAGGCGGACCTCGCCGAACAGCCCTGA
- a CDS encoding cupin domain-containing protein, whose protein sequence is MIESTPAPDPATGSPVRLQAVAAAGQPEVTPALHELYRGFEQELLVPLWTEIGDLMPAHPRSHAAPHLWRWQKLRELAARAGELVPVGRGGERRAIALANPALGGRPFATPTLWAAVQYLMPGEDAPEHRHTQHAFRFVVEGEGVWTVVGRDPVAMRRGDFLPQAGWNWHAHHNATSEPMAWIDGLDIPFQYAGETQFFEFGRDGISEAERATPDRSRAERLWGHPGLRPVGAPRPGPGSPLLAYRWEHTDRALADQLALEAEGFGGTVEPGHAAVRFTDPATAGDVLPTLRAEMHRIARGAETAPVRETGSSVYQVFDGSGTVTVGERTWTVARGDLFTVPSWQPLSVRSEAGGTDSDSGALDLFRFSDAPIFEALHLQRTHVEGTTR, encoded by the coding sequence GTGATCGAGTCCACTCCCGCCCCAGACCCCGCAACGGGCTCCCCGGTCCGGCTCCAGGCCGTCGCCGCGGCCGGGCAGCCCGAGGTCACCCCGGCGCTCCACGAGCTCTACCGGGGCTTCGAACAGGAGCTGCTCGTCCCGCTGTGGACCGAGATCGGCGACCTGATGCCCGCCCACCCCCGCTCGCACGCCGCCCCGCACCTGTGGCGCTGGCAGAAGCTGCGCGAACTCGCCGCCCGCGCGGGCGAGTTGGTCCCGGTCGGACGCGGCGGCGAACGCCGGGCCATCGCGCTGGCCAACCCCGCGCTCGGCGGCCGCCCGTTCGCCACCCCCACCCTGTGGGCCGCCGTCCAGTACCTGATGCCCGGCGAGGACGCCCCCGAGCACCGCCACACCCAGCACGCCTTCCGCTTCGTCGTCGAGGGCGAGGGCGTGTGGACCGTGGTCGGCCGCGACCCCGTCGCCATGCGCCGCGGCGACTTCCTCCCGCAGGCCGGCTGGAACTGGCACGCCCACCACAACGCCACCAGCGAGCCGATGGCCTGGATCGACGGCCTCGACATCCCGTTCCAGTACGCGGGCGAGACCCAGTTCTTCGAGTTCGGCCGGGACGGGATCTCCGAAGCCGAACGCGCCACCCCCGACCGTTCCCGGGCCGAACGCCTCTGGGGCCACCCCGGCCTGCGCCCGGTCGGCGCCCCCCGCCCCGGCCCCGGCAGCCCGCTGCTCGCCTACCGCTGGGAGCACACCGACCGGGCCCTTGCCGACCAGCTCGCCCTGGAAGCCGAGGGGTTCGGCGGCACCGTCGAACCCGGCCACGCCGCCGTCCGGTTCACCGACCCGGCCACCGCCGGCGACGTGCTCCCCACCCTGCGGGCCGAGATGCACCGGATCGCCCGCGGCGCCGAGACCGCCCCCGTCCGGGAGACCGGCTCCTCCGTCTACCAGGTCTTCGACGGCTCCGGCACCGTCACGGTCGGCGAGCGCACCTGGACGGTCGCCCGCGGCGACCTGTTCACCGTCCCCTCCTGGCAGCCGCTCTCGGTCCGCTCCGAGGCCGGCGGCACCGACTCCGACTCCGGCGCGCTCGACCTGTTCCGGTTCAGCGACGCCCCGATCTTCGAAGCCCTGCACCTGCAGCGCACCCACGTGGAAGGAACCACCCGATGA